A genomic segment from Stappia indica encodes:
- the nadA gene encoding quinolinate synthase NadA, with protein MATIALDIGSNAGCSTAAPARASGYSMLPRPHLAYTPEVAEATAPIYEKVRHLIPEIEWPVLAPVIHEINRLKKERNAVILAHNYMTPEIFHGVSDIVGDSLALAKEAAKTDADVIVQCGVHFMAETAKILNPDKTVLIPDMKAGCSLAESITAADVRALREKHPGVPIVTYVNTSADVKAECDICCTSANAVQVVESLGAPRVLLIPDQYLAANVARQTDVEILTWAGACEVHERFTAAELREYREIEPSVKIIAHPECPPEVVDEADFTGSTAGMIDWVKTNRPEKVMLVTECSMADNIASETPGVDYVRPCNLCPHMKRITLSKILDCLLEMRDEVTVDPHVAARARTAVERMINLKM; from the coding sequence ATGGCCACCATCGCACTCGATATCGGCAGCAATGCCGGATGCTCGACCGCCGCACCCGCACGGGCCAGCGGCTATTCGATGCTGCCGCGTCCTCATCTTGCCTATACGCCTGAAGTCGCCGAGGCGACCGCGCCGATCTACGAGAAGGTCCGCCACCTGATCCCGGAGATCGAGTGGCCCGTTCTGGCGCCCGTGATCCACGAGATCAACCGCCTCAAGAAGGAGCGGAACGCCGTCATCCTCGCCCACAACTACATGACGCCGGAGATCTTCCACGGTGTTTCCGACATCGTCGGCGACAGCCTGGCGCTGGCGAAGGAGGCGGCGAAGACCGACGCTGACGTGATCGTCCAGTGCGGCGTCCATTTCATGGCCGAAACGGCGAAGATCCTCAATCCGGACAAGACGGTCCTGATCCCCGACATGAAGGCCGGCTGCTCGCTGGCCGAGTCGATCACCGCGGCCGATGTGCGTGCCCTGCGCGAGAAGCATCCGGGCGTGCCGATCGTCACCTATGTGAACACCTCGGCCGACGTGAAGGCCGAGTGCGACATCTGCTGCACCTCGGCCAATGCCGTGCAGGTGGTGGAGAGCCTCGGCGCACCGCGCGTGCTGCTGATCCCCGACCAGTATCTGGCGGCCAATGTCGCGCGGCAGACGGATGTCGAGATCCTGACCTGGGCCGGCGCCTGCGAGGTGCACGAGCGCTTCACCGCGGCGGAGCTGCGCGAATATCGCGAGATCGAGCCGAGCGTGAAGATCATCGCTCATCCGGAGTGCCCGCCTGAGGTGGTCGACGAGGCCGACTTCACCGGCTCCACCGCCGGCATGATCGACTGGGTCAAGACCAATCGGCCGGAGAAGGTGATGCTGGTCACCGAGTGCTCGATGGCCGACAACATTGCCTCGGAGACGCCGGGTGTGGACTATGTCCGTCCGTGCAACCTGTGCCCGCACATGAAGCGCATCACGCTGTCCAAGATCCTGGACTGCCTGCTGGAAATGCGGGATGAGGTGACGGTCGATCCGCATGTCGCCGCCCGGGCGCGCACTGCGGTCGAGCGGATGATCAACCTCAAGATGTGA
- a CDS encoding anti-sigma factor, whose amino-acid sequence MTQRPLDERIDEVVLGLAGDAEQAEIEALAAADPLVAARLERARARFGELDATADEVPLPEGLWTRVAARLDEAPAEPPAADGNVVPLTTKAGGRTDTDTRWRLAALASLAASLVLAVALGWSLLTMPQPTVVAVLLDAGGKPVALVEGAADNTTWITLLDGAAVPQGQVMQVWTKPTEEGPPVSLGLLPSGTGTRLTVEGLPPPRRDQLYEITFEPEGGSPTNLPTGPIHGKGLAQQPI is encoded by the coding sequence ATGACGCAGCGCCCGCTCGACGAACGCATCGACGAGGTCGTGCTCGGCCTTGCCGGCGACGCGGAACAGGCCGAGATCGAGGCGCTTGCCGCTGCCGATCCTCTTGTCGCCGCAAGGCTGGAGCGCGCCCGCGCCCGCTTCGGCGAGCTGGATGCCACCGCCGACGAGGTTCCCCTGCCGGAGGGGCTGTGGACCCGTGTCGCCGCCCGCCTCGACGAGGCGCCGGCCGAGCCTCCTGCCGCGGACGGCAACGTCGTGCCCCTGACGACAAAAGCAGGCGGCCGGACAGACACCGATACCCGCTGGCGCCTTGCCGCGCTGGCAAGTCTTGCCGCCTCGCTGGTTCTGGCCGTCGCACTCGGCTGGTCGCTGCTGACCATGCCGCAGCCGACGGTGGTCGCCGTGCTGCTGGATGCCGGCGGCAAGCCCGTCGCCCTCGTGGAGGGCGCGGCCGACAACACCACCTGGATCACCCTGCTGGACGGCGCCGCCGTGCCGCAAGGCCAGGTCATGCAGGTCTGGACCAAGCCGACCGAGGAAGGTCCGCCGGTCTCGCTCGGCCTGCTGCCCAGCGGAACGGGCACACGCCTCACCGTCGAGGGGCTGCCGCCGCCGCGCCGCGACCAGCTCTACGAGATCACGTTCGAGCCGGAGGGCGGCTCGCCGACCAACCTGCCGACCGGCCCGATCCACGGCAAGGGCCTCGCCCAGCAGCCGATCTGA
- a CDS encoding bifunctional diguanylate cyclase/phosphodiesterase, with product MSETSDRIAAAWRSAQSLPLFMTQAEAALDYAFQPIVDIHSGEVYGYEALLREVEKLGFRAPRDVFDHAHGIGCLAELETLLRRKAIAKFSRMKAAEKTKLFLNIDARNLAATDDMLDTTVAAVTAHGLSPWNICLEIPEIHERLAQDDLRNLVGRARDRGFGIALDDFGQGYSQLRVLYQYEPGILKIDRFFITALQNDARKRLFVSSVVELAHVLGIRVVAEGVETPSELRACRDVGCDLVQGYVVARPFTDLGEARPSYPVPTDRPLRSDMRKVAERDFLEREMVKLAAISETRSVAHALEIFQANPHQSILPVLNAAGEPRGLIREADLKSFLYLSFGRDLLLNPTLDNHLQRFVRPCVVADINAPLDRLVELGTEDFADGLLVTRDGRYAGCLLAGSLLKISNEVRLQIAQDQNPLTKLPGNSAIADHVTRACAEPSRDRAFCYIDFDNFKPFNDAYGFRIGDRALILFAELMKRRLDTLRAFVGHIGGDDYFVGLEEWTPDRAGRLMAELRDEFARNVESLYSPEHRRQGYILAEDRKGRTQTYPLLSCSIAILHIPTGLSIENLDLLSNHIARLKQRAKAESGGVAVATFGADGEDRSAVDELHKTAERLREAL from the coding sequence ATGAGCGAGACTTCCGATCGGATCGCCGCCGCCTGGCGGAGCGCACAGAGCCTGCCGCTGTTCATGACGCAGGCGGAAGCTGCGCTCGACTATGCGTTCCAGCCGATCGTCGACATCCATTCCGGCGAGGTCTACGGCTACGAGGCGCTGCTCAGGGAGGTGGAGAAGCTCGGCTTCCGCGCACCGCGCGATGTCTTCGACCACGCACACGGCATCGGCTGCCTCGCAGAACTTGAGACCCTGCTGCGGCGAAAGGCCATCGCCAAGTTCTCGCGCATGAAGGCCGCCGAGAAGACCAAGCTCTTTCTCAACATCGATGCCAGGAACCTGGCAGCTACCGACGACATGCTGGACACGACGGTCGCGGCAGTGACGGCGCACGGGCTGTCGCCCTGGAACATCTGCCTCGAAATTCCGGAGATTCACGAACGCCTTGCCCAGGACGACCTGCGCAACCTGGTCGGCCGGGCACGCGACCGCGGCTTCGGCATCGCGCTCGACGACTTCGGGCAGGGCTATTCGCAGCTTCGCGTGCTCTACCAGTACGAGCCCGGCATCCTGAAGATCGACCGCTTCTTCATCACCGCCCTGCAGAACGACGCACGCAAGCGCCTCTTCGTGTCGAGCGTCGTCGAACTGGCGCATGTGCTCGGCATCCGGGTGGTCGCAGAAGGCGTGGAGACTCCGTCCGAGCTGCGCGCCTGCCGGGACGTCGGCTGCGATCTCGTCCAGGGCTACGTGGTCGCGCGTCCCTTCACCGACCTTGGCGAAGCGCGGCCGAGCTACCCGGTGCCGACCGACCGCCCGCTGCGCTCGGACATGCGCAAGGTCGCCGAGCGGGATTTCCTGGAGCGGGAGATGGTCAAGCTCGCCGCCATCAGCGAGACGAGGAGCGTTGCCCACGCGCTCGAGATCTTCCAGGCCAATCCGCACCAGTCCATCCTGCCCGTCCTCAACGCGGCCGGCGAGCCGCGCGGCCTGATCCGCGAGGCGGACCTGAAGAGCTTCCTCTATCTCTCCTTCGGGCGGGATCTGCTGCTCAACCCGACGCTCGACAATCACCTGCAGCGCTTCGTGCGCCCTTGCGTGGTGGCCGACATCAATGCGCCGCTCGATCGGCTCGTCGAGCTCGGCACGGAGGATTTCGCCGACGGTTTACTGGTGACGCGTGACGGCCGCTATGCCGGATGCCTTCTGGCCGGATCGCTGCTCAAGATCTCCAACGAGGTCCGCCTGCAGATCGCCCAGGACCAGAACCCGCTGACCAAGCTGCCGGGCAATTCGGCCATCGCCGACCACGTGACACGGGCCTGCGCCGAACCCTCCCGCGACCGGGCCTTCTGCTATATCGACTTCGACAACTTCAAGCCGTTCAACGACGCCTACGGCTTCCGCATCGGCGACCGGGCGCTGATCCTCTTCGCGGAGCTGATGAAGCGCCGGCTCGACACGCTGCGCGCTTTTGTCGGCCATATCGGCGGCGACGACTATTTCGTCGGACTGGAAGAATGGACGCCGGACCGGGCCGGCCGGCTGATGGCCGAACTGCGCGATGAGTTCGCCCGCAATGTCGAGAGCCTCTACAGCCCCGAGCACCGGCGCCAGGGCTATATCCTGGCCGAGGATCGCAAGGGACGGACGCAGACCTATCCGCTGCTGTCCTGCTCCATCGCGATCCTGCATATCCCGACCGGGCTGTCGATCGAGAACCTGGACCTTCTGAGCAACCACATCGCCCGCCTCAAGCAGCGCGCCAAGGCGGAGTCGGGCGGCGTGGCGGTCGCGACATTCGGGGCCGACGGCGAGGACCGCAGCGCGGTCGACGAGTTGCACAAGACCGCCGAGCGGCTCCGGGAAGCGCTATAA
- a CDS encoding cell wall hydrolase, with protein sequence MTGTVQTFDPRQAPRWLRTRSTGTPGRYRRKPAAKRTKWRLAALAPAIYLAWSGGIGQQDITALIEASRGSAPRWMSAIEAAPHSSSITPSLVLADASQGRQQDAPDYAITNAAPGTDAAVIRGLENFAKESAPKTPPAQTPVNRAAKGDRYVSLAPDRLMTGVASGTVYTMSSMLGSKTPSDMPRVAFVRPNHPVGLSGTALADAGGKTGTKGEALDLVRLAMARNVAATSVSYASAYAPQGMDNVRAPFEALLGGSGLPQVAEDEASLETNAKSDPFWWANRALPASVITSKEQRCLAEAVYFEARGEPLEGQVAVAQVVLNRVRNPAYPETICKVVYQNRHLRNRCQFSFACDGIRDNIGEKPQWELAQKVARETVSGERYLDKVGASTHYHATYVSPRWARYMKRLDRIGQHIFYRTKGGGWS encoded by the coding sequence ATGACTGGCACGGTGCAGACCTTCGACCCCCGCCAAGCCCCGCGGTGGCTTCGTACACGCAGCACCGGCACGCCCGGCCGATATCGGCGCAAGCCGGCTGCAAAGCGCACGAAGTGGCGGCTCGCGGCCCTGGCCCCGGCGATCTATCTCGCCTGGTCGGGCGGCATCGGACAGCAGGACATCACGGCCCTCATCGAGGCGAGCCGCGGCAGCGCGCCGCGCTGGATGTCGGCCATCGAAGCCGCGCCGCATTCGAGCAGCATCACCCCGAGCCTCGTCCTCGCCGATGCCTCGCAGGGGCGTCAGCAGGATGCGCCTGACTACGCGATCACCAATGCCGCTCCGGGAACCGATGCCGCCGTCATTCGCGGCCTGGAGAACTTCGCCAAGGAAAGCGCGCCCAAGACCCCGCCGGCGCAGACGCCTGTCAATCGCGCGGCCAAGGGCGACCGCTACGTGTCGCTCGCGCCGGACCGCCTGATGACCGGCGTGGCCTCCGGCACGGTCTACACCATGAGCAGTATGCTCGGCAGCAAGACCCCTTCGGACATGCCGCGCGTCGCCTTCGTGCGTCCCAACCACCCGGTCGGCCTGTCCGGCACCGCACTGGCGGATGCCGGCGGGAAGACCGGGACCAAGGGCGAGGCACTCGATCTCGTCCGGCTCGCGATGGCCCGCAACGTTGCCGCCACCAGCGTTTCCTATGCCAGCGCCTATGCGCCCCAGGGCATGGACAATGTCCGGGCGCCGTTCGAGGCGCTGCTCGGCGGCTCCGGCCTGCCGCAGGTGGCCGAGGACGAGGCCTCGCTCGAGACCAATGCCAAGAGCGATCCGTTCTGGTGGGCGAACCGTGCCCTGCCGGCCAGCGTCATCACCTCCAAGGAGCAGCGCTGCCTGGCCGAGGCCGTCTATTTCGAGGCGCGCGGCGAGCCGCTCGAGGGCCAGGTCGCCGTCGCCCAGGTGGTGCTGAACCGGGTGCGGAACCCCGCCTATCCGGAGACGATCTGCAAGGTCGTCTACCAGAACCGGCACCTGCGCAACCGCTGCCAGTTCTCCTTTGCCTGCGACGGCATCCGCGACAATATCGGCGAAAAGCCGCAATGGGAGCTGGCGCAGAAGGTGGCGCGCGAGACCGTTTCGGGCGAGCGCTACCTGGACAAGGTCGGCGCCTCCACCCACTACCACGCGACCTATGTGAGCCCGCGCTGGGCGCGCTACATGAAGCGGCTGGACCGGATCGGCCAGCACATCTTCTACCGCACCAAGGGCGGCGGCTGGAGCTGA
- a CDS encoding MFS transporter yields the protein MTTSATRAPSGSPLPKASPNLPLIIVCGCLIALLSFGPRSALGLFLAPMTEARDWSREIFALALAIQNLVWGAAQPVAGMVSDRFGTARTLAFGGIVYTIGLLLMAQAESPLLLHVAGGVMIGLGVAFSSFSLVLAAFGRAVTPERRSLAFGIGTAAGSFGQFLFAPLSQGLIDGLGWHDSLYVLAGLMLLIPFLAVALKGKPAAYVPGSGIADQKLTEAISEAFRTRGFILLTFGFFVCGFHVAFITVHLPPYIADLGLDPKWGAIAIALIGLCNVFGALASGYIGGRWSKPYFLSLIYLGRAIAITLFLMAPATPLTVLIFAGTMGFLWLSTVPPTSGLVAVMFGPRYMATLFGFVFFSHQIGSFLGVWLGGRLYDQTGSYDVIWYIGIALGLFAAVVHWPIKEEPVARLAGAPAQ from the coding sequence GTGACCACTTCCGCGACCCGCGCGCCTTCCGGCTCGCCCCTTCCCAAGGCCTCCCCCAACCTGCCGCTGATCATCGTCTGCGGCTGCCTGATCGCCCTGCTCAGCTTCGGCCCGCGTTCCGCGCTCGGCCTGTTCCTCGCCCCGATGACCGAGGCGCGCGACTGGTCGCGCGAGATCTTCGCCCTTGCGCTGGCCATCCAGAACCTCGTTTGGGGCGCGGCGCAGCCGGTCGCCGGCATGGTCTCCGACCGTTTCGGCACGGCGCGCACGCTCGCCTTCGGCGGCATCGTCTACACGATCGGCCTCCTGCTGATGGCCCAGGCGGAAAGCCCCTTGCTGCTGCATGTCGCCGGCGGCGTGATGATCGGCCTCGGCGTCGCCTTCTCGTCCTTCTCGCTGGTGCTCGCCGCCTTCGGGCGCGCCGTCACGCCGGAGCGCCGCTCGCTCGCCTTCGGCATCGGCACGGCGGCCGGCTCCTTCGGCCAGTTCCTGTTCGCCCCGCTCTCCCAGGGCCTCATCGACGGTCTCGGCTGGCACGACAGCCTCTATGTGCTGGCCGGGCTGATGCTGCTGATCCCGTTCCTGGCGGTGGCGCTGAAGGGCAAGCCTGCCGCCTACGTGCCGGGCTCGGGCATTGCCGACCAGAAGCTCACCGAGGCGATTTCCGAGGCCTTCCGCACCCGCGGCTTCATCCTGCTGACCTTCGGCTTCTTCGTCTGCGGCTTCCACGTCGCCTTCATCACCGTCCACCTGCCGCCCTATATCGCCGACCTTGGCCTCGACCCGAAATGGGGCGCCATCGCCATCGCGCTGATCGGCCTGTGCAACGTGTTCGGGGCGCTGGCCTCGGGCTATATCGGCGGACGCTGGTCGAAGCCCTATTTCCTGTCGCTGATCTATCTCGGCCGGGCGATTGCCATCACCCTCTTCCTGATGGCGCCGGCAACGCCGCTGACCGTGCTGATCTTCGCCGGCACGATGGGCTTCCTGTGGCTCTCCACCGTGCCGCCGACCTCGGGCCTCGTCGCGGTGATGTTCGGCCCGCGCTACATGGCGACGCTGTTCGGCTTCGTGTTCTTCTCGCACCAGATCGGCTCGTTCCTCGGCGTCTGGCTCGGCGGCCGGCTCTACGACCAGACCGGCTCCTACGACGTGATCTGGTATATCGGCATCGCGCTCGGCCTCTTCGCCGCGGTCGTGCACTGGCCGATCAAGGAAGAGCCGGTCGCAAGGCTGGCCGGCGCACCGGCGCAGTAA
- the nadC gene encoding carboxylating nicotinate-nucleotide diphosphorylase, which produces MTSAGTNLPVLPALMVEDAVRAALLEDWGRAGDITAQATLSAEIGARAVIAARRPGRLSGLDLAATAFRLSDPAIGIETLARDGDRLEPGDVVMRVSGPARGMLSAERVALNYLGHLSGIATATAAFADRIAHTKARIVCTRKTTPGLRAFEKYAVRCGGGANHRFGLDDAILIKDNHIAVAGGVRQAIEASRRFAGHLVRIEVEVDTLDQLREALEARPDVIMLDNMQPDRLREAVAIAGGRVVLEASGGVSLETVAAIAETGVDLISVGWITHSAPVLDLGLDIEIG; this is translated from the coding sequence ATGACGAGCGCTGGAACCAATCTGCCGGTGCTCCCGGCGCTGATGGTCGAGGACGCGGTCCGTGCCGCGCTGCTGGAAGACTGGGGCCGGGCGGGCGACATCACCGCCCAGGCGACGCTGTCAGCGGAGATCGGCGCGCGCGCCGTGATCGCAGCCCGCCGCCCTGGACGCCTGTCGGGGCTCGACCTGGCGGCGACCGCATTCCGTCTGAGCGACCCGGCCATCGGTATCGAGACCCTGGCGCGCGACGGCGACCGGCTGGAGCCGGGTGATGTGGTGATGCGGGTATCGGGACCGGCCCGCGGCATGCTGTCGGCCGAGCGGGTGGCGCTGAACTATCTCGGCCACCTGTCGGGCATCGCCACGGCGACGGCCGCCTTCGCCGACCGTATCGCCCACACGAAGGCGCGCATCGTCTGCACCCGCAAGACGACGCCGGGCCTCAGGGCCTTCGAGAAATACGCCGTGCGCTGCGGCGGCGGCGCCAACCACCGCTTCGGCCTGGATGATGCGATCCTGATCAAGGACAATCACATCGCGGTCGCCGGCGGCGTGCGGCAGGCCATCGAGGCCTCGCGGCGTTTTGCCGGCCATCTCGTGCGCATCGAGGTGGAGGTCGACACGCTCGACCAGCTGCGCGAGGCGCTGGAGGCGCGGCCGGACGTGATCATGCTCGACAACATGCAGCCGGACCGCCTGCGCGAGGCGGTCGCTATCGCCGGCGGCCGGGTGGTGCTGGAGGCGTCCGGCGGCGTCAGCCTGGAGACCGTGGCCGCCATTGCGGAAACCGGCGTCGACCTGATTTCCGTCGGTTGGATCACCCACTCCGCGCCGGTGCTGGACCTCGGCCTCGACATCGAGATCGGCTGA
- a CDS encoding DUF4394 domain-containing protein: MTRTTFALATTALIALATAAHAADNDGLTAIALSGDKTLHKIDASTATVTATMDAQGVDRLLGIDLRPANGQLIGVTETFQIVEIDPQTGATTVISTMDKELPVADGGAVIVDFNPAANKLRFMSGTTNHRVDIESGAVTVDGSLAFDKGDMHAGEAPAIVAAAYSNSFGKPEKTAMYDIDSTIVALIRQTSPNDGTLAAVGKLGIEGSDTYAFDIATDEAGTNTAWLVSGGGLHTVSLEDGKVTQSWPLKGAEGVTVRDITFMTAK, from the coding sequence GTGACCAGGACGACTTTCGCTCTCGCGACCACCGCTCTCATCGCCCTCGCCACGGCAGCTCATGCTGCGGACAACGACGGCCTCACCGCCATCGCCCTGTCGGGCGACAAGACCCTTCACAAGATCGACGCCTCCACCGCCACCGTCACTGCAACGATGGATGCCCAGGGCGTCGACCGTCTGCTCGGCATCGACCTGCGACCGGCCAACGGCCAGCTGATCGGCGTGACCGAGACGTTCCAGATCGTCGAGATCGACCCGCAGACCGGCGCAACCACGGTGATCTCCACCATGGACAAGGAGCTGCCGGTGGCTGACGGCGGCGCCGTGATCGTCGACTTCAATCCGGCGGCCAACAAGCTCCGCTTCATGTCGGGCACGACCAACCACCGCGTCGACATCGAGAGCGGCGCCGTCACCGTCGACGGCAGCCTCGCCTTCGACAAGGGCGACATGCATGCCGGCGAGGCGCCGGCCATCGTGGCGGCGGCCTATTCCAACTCCTTCGGCAAGCCCGAGAAGACGGCGATGTACGACATCGACAGCACCATCGTCGCGCTGATTCGCCAGACCTCGCCGAATGACGGCACGCTGGCCGCCGTCGGCAAGCTCGGCATCGAGGGCTCGGACACCTATGCCTTCGACATCGCCACCGACGAGGCCGGCACCAACACCGCCTGGCTCGTGTCCGGCGGCGGACTGCACACCGTCTCGCTCGAGGACGGCAAGGTCACCCAGAGCTGGCCGCTGAAGGGCGCGGAGGGCGTCACTGTCCGCGACATCACGTTCATGACGGCGAAGTAA
- a CDS encoding sigma-70 family RNA polymerase sigma factor yields MIDHSALVAACAAGDRAALKTLMDHEGKRMLGVALRMLRRRDLAEDAVQESFVALWRNAGQFDPARGSATGWIYTILRNRCLTLLRQGERDTPHGDMEAFDEAADESVLESAYHRLDANSDLRRCLSALEPSKRMAILASYVLGYSHGEISGRMKAPLGSVKAWLRRGLTQLRECLS; encoded by the coding sequence TTGATCGACCACAGTGCCCTTGTCGCAGCCTGCGCCGCCGGCGACCGTGCCGCATTGAAGACCCTGATGGACCACGAAGGCAAGAGGATGCTCGGCGTCGCGCTGCGCATGCTGCGCCGCCGCGACCTTGCCGAGGACGCGGTGCAGGAAAGCTTCGTCGCGCTCTGGCGCAACGCCGGCCAGTTCGACCCCGCACGCGGCAGCGCCACGGGCTGGATCTACACGATCCTGCGCAACCGCTGTCTTACCCTGCTGCGCCAGGGCGAGCGCGACACGCCGCATGGCGACATGGAAGCCTTCGACGAGGCGGCGGACGAAAGCGTGCTGGAGAGCGCCTATCACCGGCTGGACGCCAACAGCGACCTGCGGCGCTGCCTCTCCGCCCTGGAGCCGAGCAAGCGCATGGCGATCCTTGCCTCCTACGTGCTCGGCTACAGTCATGGCGAGATTTCCGGGCGCATGAAGGCGCCGCTCGGCTCGGTCAAGGCCTGGCTCCGCCGCGGCCTGACACAGTTGCGGGAGTGCCTGTCATGA
- a CDS encoding L-aspartate oxidase yields the protein MTSPRPVTSHIDDVVILGGGLTGLFCALKLAPRPVTILSASPIGEGASSAWAQGGIAAAVSDEDSAAAHAADTIAVGGGLCEEKIVRLMTEEAGERVRDLLGYGVPFDMDLEGRLQLSREAAHSMNRIVRVRGDMAGRAIMDALVAAVRNTPSIRVVEGYLGEELLHEGRIVTGVLARRRGDRERLAFPAHAVVLASGGIGHLYAVTTNPPEANGQGLAMALTAGAVVADTEFVQFHPTALNVGRDPAPLASEALRGEGATLINADGRRFMEAIDPLKELAPRDVVARAVFAENLAGRGAFLDCREALGESFPERFPTVYAGCMEAGIDPVRQPIPVAPAEHYHMGGVLTDANGRTSLDNLWAAGEVASTGAHGANRLASNSLLETVVFAARVAEDIQNQMPNPRTAHWPGMDDRIQEPSRRNEVEREAISLLRRTMADGVGVVRTAEGLTAALAVIDALEARCKRRSIRNMMTAGKAVAAAALLRRESRGGHSRADYPKEDPAFAQRTYLTAKDIAAVVREAADSDIGRRAIEALPAVGDA from the coding sequence ATGACGTCGCCACGTCCCGTGACTTCCCATATCGATGATGTCGTCATTCTTGGCGGCGGCCTGACCGGCCTGTTCTGCGCGCTGAAACTGGCGCCGCGGCCGGTCACGATTCTCTCCGCCTCCCCCATTGGCGAGGGCGCATCCTCCGCCTGGGCGCAAGGCGGCATTGCCGCAGCCGTGTCCGACGAGGACAGCGCGGCCGCCCATGCCGCCGACACGATCGCCGTCGGCGGCGGGCTGTGCGAGGAGAAGATCGTCCGCCTGATGACCGAGGAGGCGGGCGAGCGCGTCCGCGACCTGCTCGGCTACGGCGTTCCCTTCGACATGGACCTGGAAGGGCGGCTGCAGCTGTCGCGCGAGGCGGCGCATTCGATGAACCGCATCGTGCGCGTGCGCGGCGACATGGCCGGCCGTGCGATCATGGATGCGCTGGTCGCGGCGGTGCGCAACACGCCGTCGATCCGGGTGGTCGAGGGGTATCTGGGCGAGGAACTGCTGCATGAGGGGCGGATCGTCACCGGCGTGCTCGCCCGTCGGCGCGGCGACCGCGAGCGCCTGGCCTTCCCGGCTCATGCGGTGGTGCTGGCCTCCGGCGGCATCGGCCATCTCTATGCGGTGACGACGAACCCGCCGGAAGCCAACGGCCAGGGCCTTGCCATGGCGCTCACTGCCGGCGCCGTGGTCGCCGATACCGAATTCGTCCAGTTTCACCCGACCGCCCTCAATGTCGGACGCGATCCGGCTCCGCTTGCCTCCGAGGCGCTGCGCGGTGAGGGCGCGACGCTGATCAATGCCGACGGTCGCCGCTTCATGGAGGCGATCGATCCGCTGAAGGAGCTGGCGCCGCGCGATGTGGTGGCGAGAGCGGTCTTTGCGGAGAACCTTGCCGGACGCGGGGCGTTTCTCGATTGCCGCGAAGCGCTGGGCGAGAGCTTTCCCGAACGGTTCCCGACCGTTTACGCCGGCTGCATGGAGGCCGGCATCGACCCGGTGCGCCAGCCGATCCCGGTGGCGCCGGCCGAGCACTACCACATGGGCGGCGTGCTGACCGACGCCAACGGCCGCACCTCTCTCGACAATCTGTGGGCGGCCGGCGAGGTCGCCTCGACGGGCGCCCATGGCGCCAACCGCCTGGCGTCCAACTCCCTGCTGGAGACGGTGGTCTTTGCCGCGCGCGTCGCCGAGGACATCCAGAACCAGATGCCCAATCCGCGCACGGCGCACTGGCCGGGCATGGATGATCGCATCCAGGAGCCGAGCCGGCGCAACGAGGTCGAGCGCGAGGCGATCAGCCTGCTGCGGCGGACCATGGCGGACGGCGTCGGCGTGGTCCGCACCGCCGAGGGTCTGACGGCGGCGCTCGCCGTGATCGATGCGCTGGAGGCACGCTGCAAGCGTCGCTCGATCCGCAACATGATGACGGCCGGCAAGGCGGTCGCGGCCGCCGCGCTGCTGCGCCGCGAAAGCCGGGGCGGCCATTCCCGCGCCGACTATCCGAAGGAAGATCCTGCCTTTGCGCAGCGCACTTATCTCACGGCGAAGGACATTGCCGCGGTGGTGCGCGAGGCGGCGGACAGCGACATCGGCCGCCGGGCTATCGAAGCCCTGCCGGCCGTCGGAGACGCATGA
- a CDS encoding RluA family pseudouridine synthase, with translation MSNQHQHQIRPLPERVYAPEREPFLVVLHCDDDLLVVDKPSGLLTVPGKDPALADCVAARALSLYPQSRIVHRLDMDTSGVLVLAMNPAAHRHLGLQFERRHVAKTYLARVAGQPVLDGGTVDLPLRCDWPNRPRQMVDHEEGRSARTHWRVLARERHATRVQLEPVTGRSHQLRVHMCAIGHPILGDPLYGTPESQQAASRLQLHAQSLTLHHPCGGERMTFSAPCPF, from the coding sequence ATGTCGAACCAGCACCAGCACCAGATCCGGCCCCTGCCCGAGCGCGTCTACGCCCCCGAGCGCGAGCCGTTCCTCGTGGTGCTGCATTGCGACGACGACCTTCTCGTCGTCGACAAGCCGAGCGGGCTCCTCACCGTTCCGGGCAAGGATCCGGCGCTTGCGGATTGCGTGGCGGCGCGGGCGCTTTCGCTGTACCCGCAATCGCGCATCGTCCATCGCCTCGACATGGACACGTCCGGCGTCCTCGTCCTTGCGATGAACCCGGCGGCGCATCGCCACCTCGGCCTGCAATTCGAGCGGCGCCACGTCGCCAAGACCTATCTGGCCCGTGTTGCCGGACAACCGGTCCTGGACGGCGGCACGGTGGATCTGCCGCTGCGCTGCGACTGGCCGAACCGCCCCCGGCAGATGGTCGATCACGAAGAGGGACGGAGCGCTCGTACCCACTGGCGCGTCCTTGCGCGCGAGCGGCACGCGACACGGGTGCAGCTGGAGCCGGTCACCGGGCGCTCCCACCAGTTGCGCGTGCACATGTGCGCCATCGGCCATCCGATCCTCGGCGATCCGCTCTACGGCACCCCTGAGTCGCAGCAGGCGGCATCCCGGCTGCAACTGCATGCGCAGAGCCTGACGCTGCACCATCCTTGCGGCGGCGAACGAATGACCTTCTCGGCTCCCTGCCCGTTCTAG